Part of the Paracoccus sp. S3-43 genome, CTCACCGCGATGGGCTATGCCACCCCCGTCCTGTCCGGCGATGGCCTTGCCACCCTGCGCCACGCGCCCGCCGACCGGGCGCGCAACGGCCAGGCCCTGGTCGTGAACCTGGGCACCGGCTTCAACGTCTGCGCCGTGCGCAGCCTGCCCGGCGGCGCGATCGCCGCGATGGAGGCCGAGGAAGGCCATACCCACCTGCCCGCCAACATCTATCTGCGGCTGCTGGAGGCGGTCGGACCCGAGGCGATCAAGGGCTTCATCTCGACCGAGGAGGCCTTTGCCGGGCGCGGGCTGTCGCGCCTGCACGCGGCGCTGACCGGCACCCCGCCGGTGCGCAGCGAACAGATCGACGCGGCCTCGGACGCGGGGGATGCGGCGGCCAATGCCACCTATGACCTGTTCACCGACCTGGTGGGCCTGCTGTGCCGCGAACTGGCGCTGCGATTCATGCCGTTGGAGGGGCTGTTCCTGGCGGGCAGCGTCGGGCGCAGCATCGCCGACCGGATGGATCTGTTCAACGCGTCCTTCCTGGCCCAGCCCTATATGCGCCACATTCCTGAAAACACGCCGATCTTCCTGATCCGCGACGACATGGCCGCGCTGCAAGGCTGCCTGGCCGCGCTGGCCTGAACGCAACAGGCGGCGGAAACCTGTCCTCTGCCCCGGCTTTCGCGGATGAATCGCTTGGATTCGCCGGGGCGTCCTGTTCTTATGGGCGCAAAGCAAGAACGCACAAGGCAGGACGATGCGGGCATATCTGCGGGCGGCATTGGTGGCATCCACGGTGATGGGCCTGGGGGGGATGGCCTGGGCGCAATCCGCGTCCTCGCCGTTTTCGGGGCTGTTCGGGGGCCGCAGCGACGAAGGGCCGGTCGATCTGCAATTCCGCGTCCAGGGGGCCGACGACCTGGACCAGCCGCTGCGCAACGCCTCGCTGATCGCGGGCGCGCTGTCCGAGGATCGCACCACCGGCCAGGACGTGCTGGCCGCCGCGCGGGGCGATTACGCGCGGATCCTGGGCAACCTGTATGACCGGGGCTATTATTCGGCGATCATCAACATCACCCTGGACGGGGTCGAGGCGGCCGAGATCGCCCCCCTGGACGCGCCGGGCATCGTCCGGCAGGTCGTCGTCAGCGTCCAGACCGGCCCCCGCTTCCGCTTTTCGCGCGCCGCCATCGCGCCGGTGGCGCCCCGGACCGACCTGCCCGGCGACTATCGCCAGGGCGGGATCGCGGGAACCGGCACGATCCGCGGCGCCGCCCGCGCGGGGGTGGACGGCTGGCGCGATGTCGGCCATGCCAAGGCCGAGGTGTCGGGGCAAGAGATCACCGCCGATCACCTCGCCAATGTGGTGGACAGCCGCATCGACCTGTCGCCCGGCCCCTCGGTCCGGTTCGGGCGGCTGAACATCCGCGGCCATGACCGCATGAACCCGCGCCGGCTGCACAAGATCGCCGGCCTGCCCGAGGGCGAACGCTTCGACCCCGACGATGTCGAGGATGTCAGGAAGCGCCTGCGCCGGTCCGGCGTCTTTTCCGCCATCACCCTGGAAGAGGCCGAGACGCTGAACCCCGACGGCAGCATGGACGTCAACCTGACCGTGGTCGAACAGAAGCCCCGCCGGATCGGCGCGGGGTTCGAGATCTCGACCACCGACGGGGCGATGCTGTCGGCCTATTGGATGCACCGCAACCTGCTGGGCGGCGGCGAACGGCTGCGCATCGACGCCAAGGTCAAGGATATCGGATCCGACACCAGCGGCAAGGATGAGGAAGTGACCCTGCGCATCGACCGTCCCGCCACGGTCACGCCGGACACCACCGCCTATGTCCTGACCAGCCTGGCCCGGATGCGAGAAGAGGATTACGACGAGGATACCGGCATCGTCGGGCTGGGCTTCAACCACATCTTCAGCGACCGCTTCACCTTCGACACGGCGATCCAGTACCAGTTCTCGCGCGTTTATGACGACCTGGGCGAGACCGACTTCAAGGTTCTGGCCTTTCCGACCAGCGTGATGTGGGACGCGCGCGACAACGAAAACAACGCCAGGCGCGGCTATTACCTGCAAGGCGACGCCACCCCCTTCAAGGGTTTCGACGGCACCGATACCGGCATCCGCGTCCTGGGCGAGGGCCGCGCCTTCCGGTCCCTGGGCGAGGGCGACCGCTTCACCCTGGCGGGCCGCGCCCGCTTCGGCAGCGTCCTGGGCAGCGAGATCCAGAATACCCCGCGCAACTATCTGTTCTTCTCGGGCGGCGGCGGCAGCGTGCGCGGCCAGCCCTATCAGTCGCTGGGCGTCGAGGAAATCCAGGGCCCGAACGGCCCGATCAAGACCGGCGGCATGAGCGTGGCGGCGCTGTCCGCCGAGGTCCGCTGGCAGGTCCGCGAACGGATCGGCGTGGTGGCCTTCACCGATTACGGCGAGGTCTGGGCGGAAGATGGCTGGAACGGGGCCAGCGAATGGCACTCGGGGGCGGGGATCGGCGTTCGGTACGACACGCCCATCGGGCCGCTGCGTTTCGACGTGGCCGGGCCGACCGGAGGGGACACCGGCAATGGCGTGCAACTGTATCTGGGACTGGGGCAGGCGTTCTGATGAGGACCGGGCCGATGAACACGGGACTGACGAGCGCCGGGCTGATGCGCAAACTGTGGCTGCTCGCCTTCGCGATCCTGTTCCCGCTGTCGGTGATGGCCCAGACCGCCGCCGAGATTTCGCAGCAGGAAAGCGACGACCGGGGCTTTCTG contains:
- a CDS encoding glucokinase, whose product is MAILLGDVGGTNARLAIARNGSIDTQTVTRFRGDDHASFDDVVRQFLQEQDQPRISAVCIAVAGPVSGGRARLTNRDWDFDEDRLARLTDADHVRLINDLTAMGYATPVLSGDGLATLRHAPADRARNGQALVVNLGTGFNVCAVRSLPGGAIAAMEAEEGHTHLPANIYLRLLEAVGPEAIKGFISTEEAFAGRGLSRLHAALTGTPPVRSEQIDAASDAGDAAANATYDLFTDLVGLLCRELALRFMPLEGLFLAGSVGRSIADRMDLFNASFLAQPYMRHIPENTPIFLIRDDMAALQGCLAALA
- a CDS encoding autotransporter assembly complex family protein, with the translated sequence MRAYLRAALVASTVMGLGGMAWAQSASSPFSGLFGGRSDEGPVDLQFRVQGADDLDQPLRNASLIAGALSEDRTTGQDVLAAARGDYARILGNLYDRGYYSAIINITLDGVEAAEIAPLDAPGIVRQVVVSVQTGPRFRFSRAAIAPVAPRTDLPGDYRQGGIAGTGTIRGAARAGVDGWRDVGHAKAEVSGQEITADHLANVVDSRIDLSPGPSVRFGRLNIRGHDRMNPRRLHKIAGLPEGERFDPDDVEDVRKRLRRSGVFSAITLEEAETLNPDGSMDVNLTVVEQKPRRIGAGFEISTTDGAMLSAYWMHRNLLGGGERLRIDAKVKDIGSDTSGKDEEVTLRIDRPATVTPDTTAYVLTSLARMREEDYDEDTGIVGLGFNHIFSDRFTFDTAIQYQFSRVYDDLGETDFKVLAFPTSVMWDARDNENNARRGYYLQGDATPFKGFDGTDTGIRVLGEGRAFRSLGEGDRFTLAGRARFGSVLGSEIQNTPRNYLFFSGGGGSVRGQPYQSLGVEEIQGPNGPIKTGGMSVAALSAEVRWQVRERIGVVAFTDYGEVWAEDGWNGASEWHSGAGIGVRYDTPIGPLRFDVAGPTGGDTGNGVQLYLGLGQAF